The Cognatishimia activa nucleotide sequence TGGCATGAGCTTCGGCGCTCTGTCACGTCCAGCCGTTCAGGCTCTGTCGCGCGGCTGTAAAGAAGCAGGCATCTGGATGAATACCGGGGAAGGGGGGCTGTCGCCCTATCACCTTGAAGGCGGTTGCGACATCGTTTTCCAGATCGGCACTGCAAAATACGGGGTGCGGGACAAAGACGGAAACCTGAGCGATGAGAAACTGCGCGAAGTGGCGGCGCATGAAAATGTTCGCATGTTTGAGTTGAAACTGGCGCAGGGGGCCAAGCCGGGTAAAGGAGGCATCTTACCTGGCGAAAAGGTGACCGAAGAGATTGCTGCGATCCGCGGTATTCAAGTTGGCGAAAGTAGCCTCTCGCCGAACCGACATCGCGAAATCAGCAACAATGATGAGTTGTTAGATATGATCAGCCACATCCGCGAGGTCACAGGCAAACCTGTTGGTATCAAACTTGTGGTGGGCTCTCCCGACCATACGCGGCAGCTGTTTGAGGCGATATCAAAACGCGGCCCGAACGCAGCCCCTGATTTCATCACAATTGACGGTGGAGAAGGCGGAACTGGCGCTGCCCCCATGCCATTGATGGATCTTGTCGGCATGACCATACGTGAAGCGCTCCCGCGTGTGGCGGACCTGCGGGCAGAATTCGGTTTGAGTGATCGCATCCGTTTGATTGCCAGCGGCAAGCTTATCAATCCGGGAGATGTGGCCTGGGCTTTGGCGGCAGGGGCGGATTTCATCGTATCTGCGCGAGGCTTCATGTTCTCGCTTGGCTGCATTCAGGCTTTGAAGTGTAGCAAGAACACCTGCCCAACGGGGATCACGACGCATAATCCGCGTTTCCAAAAAGGTCTGGTGCCGGACAGCAAGTATAAGAAGGTCGCTCATTACGCCAAAGGGATCGTAAAAGAGGTCGAAGTGATCGCCCATTCAGTTGGTGTTAGCGAACCGCGCAAACTACGGCGTCACCATGTCCGTCTGGTGCTGGATTCTGGGCGCTCTGAGGGGATGAACCTGATTTACCCAGAGGCCGGTTAAGTCCAAAGGAGCAATTGTTACAGCCAGCCCACCGGAACGTTATGCAATGTGGTTTGGCTTGCGTCAGGACTAGGCCTACATCACAATCAAAGCAATAGGAGTGATGAATGGCCTACCGTTGGAAGAACGACCTGACCCGTGATGACGTAACCCCTTATGGCGCCTACATGAACCGGCGTCAGCTGATGGCGGGTTTCGCAGGTGTCGGTCTTGCCGCAATGGCAGGTACCAAGGCGCAGGCCATGGAGCTGGAAGCGAACAGCTGGGAAGAAATCACCACCTACAATAACTTCTACGAGTTCGGCACCGGCAAAGGCGATCCAGCGAAGAACGCGCACCGTTTGACAACCGATCCTTGGACCGTGACGATTGATGGCATGGTGGATCGCCCCGGTGATTATGCTTTCGACGAAATCATGGCCGCCATGACTGTTGAAGAGCGCATATATCGTTTCCGCTGTGTAGAGGCGTGGTCGATGGTGGTCCCGTGGAATGGGTTTGAGCTGAAAGATCTACTTGATTTGGCGGGTGTGAAATCCGGCGCGGAATATGTGGCCTTTGAAACACTTTATCGTCCCGATGAGATGGTTGGCCAGAAGTTTGGCGCCCTGGATTGGCCCTACGTCGAAGGGCTGCGTCTGGACGAAGCCATGCATCCGCTGACCATTATGGCCACCGGCATTTACGGCAAAACCATCCCGAAACAGAACGGTGCTCCGATGCGTTTGGTTGT carries:
- a CDS encoding FMN-binding glutamate synthase family protein; its protein translation is MENAFYIVEFLGLLFVWVMGLLAFVAVVLFIIDRTQTGDAVRRNYPVIGRFRHIFSELGEFFRQYFFAMDREEMPFNRAQREWVARAAAGKSNTISFGSTRNINVTGTPIFVNDPYPPLDDQFSASEALQIGPTARTPCNAPSFFNLSGMSFGALSRPAVQALSRGCKEAGIWMNTGEGGLSPYHLEGGCDIVFQIGTAKYGVRDKDGNLSDEKLREVAAHENVRMFELKLAQGAKPGKGGILPGEKVTEEIAAIRGIQVGESSLSPNRHREISNNDELLDMISHIREVTGKPVGIKLVVGSPDHTRQLFEAISKRGPNAAPDFITIDGGEGGTGAAPMPLMDLVGMTIREALPRVADLRAEFGLSDRIRLIASGKLINPGDVAWALAAGADFIVSARGFMFSLGCIQALKCSKNTCPTGITTHNPRFQKGLVPDSKYKKVAHYAKGIVKEVEVIAHSVGVSEPRKLRRHHVRLVLDSGRSEGMNLIYPEAG
- the msrP gene encoding protein-methionine-sulfoxide reductase catalytic subunit MsrP, with product MAYRWKNDLTRDDVTPYGAYMNRRQLMAGFAGVGLAAMAGTKAQAMELEANSWEEITTYNNFYEFGTGKGDPAKNAHRLTTDPWTVTIDGMVDRPGDYAFDEIMAAMTVEERIYRFRCVEAWSMVVPWNGFELKDLLDLAGVKSGAEYVAFETLYRPDEMVGQKFGALDWPYVEGLRLDEAMHPLTIMATGIYGKTIPKQNGAPMRLVVPWKYGFKSIKSIVKITLTDKEPPTSWNKANGREYGFYSNVNPEVDHPRWSQATERKIGGGVFAKRVPTLMFNGYEDEVASLYDGMDLQRFY